The following are encoded together in the Oryzias melastigma strain HK-1 linkage group LG17, ASM292280v2, whole genome shotgun sequence genome:
- the gng12a gene encoding guanine nucleotide-binding protein G(I)/G(S)/G(O) subunit gamma-12a isoform X1 — translation MLHILMLKTVSESVVPSSRMSSKPPSSNSVVHARRIVQQLRVEASFERIKVSKACADLMNYCMENARNDPLLMGLPASDNPFKDKKPCTIL, via the exons ATGCTCCACATCCTGATGCTAAAGACTGTCTCTGAAAG TGTTGTGCCGTCGTCCAGGATGTCTTCAAAGCCCCCCAGCTCCAACAGCGTCGTCCATGCCCGCCGGATAGTGCAGCAGCTCAGGGTGGAGGCGAGCTTCGAGAGGATAAAG GTGTCCAAAGCCTGTGCAGACCTGATGAACTACTGCATGGAGAACGCCAGAAACGACCCTCTGCTCATGGGCCTCCCAGCTTCAGACAACCCCTTCAAGGACAAAAAACCCTGCACTATATTGTAG
- the gng12a gene encoding guanine nucleotide-binding protein G(I)/G(S)/G(O) subunit gamma-12a isoform X2, with amino-acid sequence MSSKPPSSNSVVHARRIVQQLRVEASFERIKVSKACADLMNYCMENARNDPLLMGLPASDNPFKDKKPCTIL; translated from the exons ATGTCTTCAAAGCCCCCCAGCTCCAACAGCGTCGTCCATGCCCGCCGGATAGTGCAGCAGCTCAGGGTGGAGGCGAGCTTCGAGAGGATAAAG GTGTCCAAAGCCTGTGCAGACCTGATGAACTACTGCATGGAGAACGCCAGAAACGACCCTCTGCTCATGGGCCTCCCAGCTTCAGACAACCCCTTCAAGGACAAAAAACCCTGCACTATATTGTAG